One Bombus fervidus isolate BK054 chromosome 2, iyBomFerv1, whole genome shotgun sequence DNA segment encodes these proteins:
- the Lrr gene encoding capping protein regulator and myosin 1 linker 1 leucine rich repeat protein isoform X2, whose product MSTRSQLTKDLNESVKALLGKHVKILLKNVVKLETKQDKQENRVLVFSPCRLFLLTAKVPTRIDCHFHYLEITSIESKRANQLSLSVGERYYNFTTTGAGADTTEVDAMIEALHTAIRNIFPTVPLNYIIRKIEVIPASRLQSIRGSELARSTEATRHTGPCGGFSTQYACMCDLHGVPYREEVAWDVDTIYLSHDTRELNLRDFDHLDQKDLVPIISALEYNTWFTKLRASHLKLSHEPLERLLHVMRRSLSIQELYLDNLGIKWDFAHKLSLALISNANTMLQTIDLSYNTIEDKGASSLCGIIAKLQGGAHLSGPIGKLPKGLQKLNLAHCGLTGKGISQIAHALSLNRSMPTSLQYLNLSENSLKDDINNLCNFLAQPNSLTHLDLSGTDTTLECLFGALLRGCATNLVHLNVARNSFSSKKTKEIPPSFKQFFTATLSLKYLNISCCKLPLEALKHLLLGLACNESTVGLELDMSGNNLGSMGAHVLESCIHGVRCIASLDISDSNMDVDLAQVITAIGKNKSIKQLYMGRNTVSMKSKHIAVVMDALVQMLQEDDCVLQALHLPDSRLKSDLYNLINALGSNTCLHTLDISGNQIGDPGARLLAKALQINNHLRTIIYDKNNITLQGYADIVHALEKNCSVRHMPFPIYDLQPCMKTSAEKTEQLAKKIQDLLQRNVTPCKYSHGQAFRLQQGFLLSSTQQMVDRLVVQTQDTIKAIAAESCDANNDINYATGLIQDADNSKQLLPRLHEVLQRRDENNPIELKLHEMANELHKVVTIYLQDSLDAMIKCANEQCPTILSQTVIRGDESESVAVEDDLRSSCKEKNQISSEFIHTTITEQAGADIVNRVNELNLAVAAHVSDRITDEVIESLSRSYKNLIGDCDSRTRSSTPDVLRPSAGSMSSGSVIGVTSTVGVSTALPVGRTSIASEEDCPPETYSLVNSIGQCSSDQSPMKLDYLNLATPHLSNKRKSLHGRKLRPKSVVDSVEGLSADDIPDLLPSLPKSQAEAISETEHSLTESLDSVSELPNTVGQQLQHLVKSRPRRTKTRAPTRPMLRPDQPVDGLALGEGLDVFFRPTTPTTPLISPTSDDSSLHTFPTDGSPNLSLTSHKSIPPETDKKPGCSSPMLKTLLEPAPRSRSSDNLEKFSPLVGRRSQGDSPLTASPLTRRNTTDNAQNHERILTKSDSNKDTSNNVCNNCIGNTADTSKRSTLPIIGSGTSTRSLRDSDENSKVLQQTATNSSDKDATAVPKDYETRKSLTKKSAVDTDKTANQPLPSLKLRSTGFDLRSPTNGSSTKSNSEASKSPVLRSLTKGNSSLTDGKSNGALSKTKPVPPITAPKPRPWSMATDRKSGEFNLLSDGSSPNTSAGNTPDSGDALDESTDSGVSGPASLPPTLSASSTASSLSNASVEKRSVRELAASLNKSKTERKENEHTAPAAWRSVLQRSINQPDVKVTEVPKTVEENRIGFKLRRTSFLRDSNFNYNNDVVDV is encoded by the exons ATGTCAACTAGATCGCAACTTACGAAAGATTTAAATG AATCGGTGAAAGCATTATTAGGTAAGCatgtgaaaatattattaaagaatgTTGTAAAATTGGAAACAAAACAAGATAAACAGGAAAATCGTGTTCTG GTTTTTTCACCATGCCGTTTGTTTCTCTTAACGGCCAAAGTGCCCACAAGA aTCGACTgccattttcattatttagaaataacaTCTATAGAATCGAAAAGAGCAAACCAATTATCTTTAAGTGTTGGGGAaagatattacaattttactaCTACTGGAGCAGGTGCAGATACTACAGAAGTAGATGCAATGATTGAGGCCTTACATACTGCAATTCGAAATATCTTTCCCACTGTACCATTGAA ttatattataagaaaaatagaagTAATACCAGCTAGTAGACTGCAGAGTATAAGAGGTAGTGAATTAGCTAGAAGTACAGAAGCAACAAGACATACTGGACCTTGTGGGGGGTTTTCAACCCAATATGCATGTATGTGTGATTTACATGGTGTACCATATAGAGAAGAAGTAGCCTGG gaTGTTGATACAATATACCTCTCTCATGATACAAGAGAGCTAAATTTAAGAGATTTTGATCATTTGGATCAAAAAGATCTGGTGCCAATCATTTCTGCCTTGGAATATAATACTTGGTTTACAAAATTAAGGGCATCTCATCTTAAACTAAGTCACGAGCCTTTGGAGAGATTGTTACATGTTATGCGTAGATCCCTTTCCATTCAGGAACTTTATCTAGATAATCTTGGAATAAAATG GGATTTTGCGCACAAATTATCGTTAGCTCTAATTTCTAATGCTAATACAATGTTACAGACTATTGATCTATCATATAATACCATTGAAGATAAAG gaGCCTCTAGCTTGTGTGGGATAATAGCCAAATTGCAAG gaGGTGCACATTTAAGCGGACCTATTGGCAAATTACCCAAAggtttacaaaaattaaatttggcACATTGTGGACTAACTGGAAAAGGAATAAGTCAAATTGCACATGCACTAAGTTTAAATAGAAGCATGCCAACTAGTTtgcaatatttaaatctttcaGAAAACTCTTTAAAAGATGATATCAAT aatttatgtaattttttggCACAACCTAATAGTCTAACTCATTTAGATCTAAGTGGTACAGATACAACATTAGAATGT CTGTTTGGTGCTTTACTACGGGGTTGTGCAACTAATCTAGTCCATTTAAATGTTGCTCGTAACTCCTTTTCAAGTAAAAAGACCAAAGAAATACCTCCCAGCTTTAAACAGTTCTTTACTGCTACACTCTCATTAAAGTACTTAAATATATCTTGTTGTAAATTGCCGCTAGAGGCATTGAAACATTTGTTACTTGGTTTGGCATGCAATGAAAGTACAGTTGGTTTAGAACTTGATATGAGTGGAAACAATTTGGGTTCTATGGGTGCTCATGTATTGGAATCATGCATTCATGGCGTACGTTGCATAGCATCATTGGATATTTCAGATAGTA ATATGGATGTTGATTTAGCACAAGTAATAACTGCTATAGGAAAAAACAAGTCGATCAAACAATTATATATGGGTCGCAACACTGTTAGTATGAAAAGCAAACATATTGCTGTTGTAATGGATGCCCTTGTGCAAATGCTTCAAGAAGATGATTGCGTTTTGCAAGCATTACATTTACCAGATTCTCGACTAAAATCTGATCTCTATAATCTTATCAATGCCCTTGGTAGTAACACATGTCTTCATACTTTAGATATTAGTGGTAATCAGATTGGAGATCCTGGTGCCAGATTATTAGCAAAggcattacaaattaataatcatTTGAGAACtattatttatgataaaaataatattactctTCAAGGTTATGCTGATATTGTTCATGCTTTAGAAAA GAATTGTAGTGTAAGACATATGCCATTTCCAATTTATGATTTGCAACCTTGTATGAAAACATCAGCTGAAAAAACGGAACAATTAGCTAAAAAAATCCAGGATTTGTTACAAAGAAACGTTACTCCTTGTAAATATAGTCATGGACAGGCATTTAGATTGCAACAAGGATTTTTGTTAAGCTCCACACAACAAATGGTTGACAGATTGGTTGTACAAACGCAAGACACTATTAAGGCTATTGCTGCGGAAAGCTGTGATGCTAATAATGACATTAATTATGCAACTGGACTCATACAAGATGCAGATAATTCAAAACAG CTTTTACCAAGATTACACGAAGTTCTTCAACGACGAGATGAAAATAATccaatagaattaaaattacacgAAATGGCAAATGAATTGCATAAAGTTGTAACCATATATTTAcag gATTCCTTAGATGCTATGATAAAGTGTGCAAATGAGCAGTGTCCTACGATACTTTCGCAAACGGTAATTAGAGGCGATGAAAGTGAATCAGTTGCTGTGGAAGATGATCTACGAAGTAGttgcaaagaaaaaaatcaaattagTAGTGAATTCATACATACCACTATCACAGAGCAAGCTGGGGCGGATATAGTCAATAGAGTCAA tgaATTAAATTTGGCAGTTGCTGCACATGTATCCGACAGAATAACAGATGAAGTAATTGAATCATTGTCAAGAAGCTATAAAAACtta attggtgACTGTGATAGTAGAACAAGAAGCAGTACGCCTGATGTGTTGCGGCCTAGTGCTGGTTCAATGAGTAGTGGAAGTGTTATAGGAGTTACAAGTACTGTAGGTGTATCTACAGCATTACCAGTTGGTAGAACCAGTATTGCCTCGGAAGAAGATTGTCCACCAGAAACTTATTCACTTGTAAATTCTATTGGTCAATGTTCCAGTGATCAATCTCCAATG AAATTGGATTATTTAAATCTT GCTACGCcacatttatcaaataaacgAAAAAGTTTACatggaaggaaattgcggCCGAAATCTGTAGTCGATTCTGTGGAAGGTCTTTCAGCTGATGACATTCCAGATCTGTTACCATCTTTACCAAAAAGTCAAGCTGAag CTATTTCAGAGACAGAACATTCTTTAACAGAATCACTAGATTCTGTTTCTGAATTACCCAATACTGTAGGACAGCAACTGCAACATTTAGTAAAATCTAGACCACGCAGAACAAAAACTAGAGCACCTACAAGACCAATGCTGAGACCAGATCAACCAGTGGATGGTCTTGCTCTTGGAGAAGGTCTCGATGTATTTTTCAGACCAACTACACCAACAACACCTCTTATATCCCCTACAAGTGATGACag CTCTTTGCATACTTTTCCAACGGATGGTAGCCCAAATTTATCTCTTACGAGTCATAAAAGTATTCCACCTGAGACGGATAAAAAACCTGGCTGTAGCTCTCCAATGTTAAAAACACTTCTTGAGCCTGCCCCGCGATCACGATCTAGcgataatttagaaaaattttctccTCTTGTTGGCAGAAGATCTCAAGGTGATTCGCCGTTAACTGCATCTCCATTAACTCGGCGAAATACAACAGACAATGCGCAAAATCATGAAAGAATTCTTACAAAATCAGATAGCAACAAAGATACAAGTAATAATGTATGTAATAATTGTATCGGTAATACCGCTGATACATCTAAACGTAGTACATTACCCATTATTGGTTCTGGTACAAGTACACGCAGTTTACGAGATTCGGATGAAAATAGTAAGGTATTACAACAAACTGCTACAAATTCCTCGGATAAAGATGCAACGGCTGTTCCTAAAGATTACGAAACCAGGAAAAGTTTAACAAAAAAATCTGCGGTAGATACAGATAAGACTGCAAATCAACCTTTACCTTCTCTTAAATTAAGATCGACAGGTTTTGATCTTCGTAGCCCAACAAATGGTAGCAGTACAAAAAGTAATTCGGAAGCATCGAAATCTCCAGTGTTAAGGTCTCTAACCAAAGGAAATAGTTCACTTACAGATGGAAAAAGCAATGGTGCTCTTTCCAAGACTAAACCTGTTCCACCTATAACAGCTCCTAAACCAAGACCCTGGAGTATGGCTACTGATAGAAAATCTG gagaatttaatttattaagcgATGGTTCTAGTCCAAATACTTCAGCTGGAAATACACCTGATTCTGGAGATGCACTTGATGAATCAACGGATAGCGGTGTAAGTGGTCCTGCTTCATTACCACCGACGTTATCAGCAAGTAGTACTGCTAGTTCTTTAAGCAATGCCAGTGTAGAGAAAAGGTCAGTGAGGGAATTGGCAGCTAGtttaaacaaaagtaaaacTGAAAGGAAAGAGAATG agCATACCGCACCTGCAGCATGGAGGTCGGTGCTTCAACGTTCTATCAACCAACCAGATGTCAAG gTAACGGAAGTGCCGAAAACGGTTGAAGAAAATCGTATAGGTTTTAAACTTCGACGTACTTCATTTTTACGTGACtcaaatttcaattacaatAATGACGTAGTTGACGTTTGA
- the Lrr gene encoding capping protein regulator and myosin 1 linker 1 leucine rich repeat protein isoform X5, which translates to MSTRSQLTKDLNESVKALLGKHVKILLKNVVKLETKQDKQENRVLVFSPCRLFLLTAKVPTRIDCHFHYLEITSIESKRANQLSLSVGERYYNFTTTGAGADTTEVDAMIEALHTAIRNIFPTVPLNYIIRKIEVIPASRLQSIRGSELARSTEATRHTGPCGGFSTQYACMCDLHGVPYREEVAWDVDTIYLSHDTRELNLRDFDHLDQKDLVPIISALEYNTWFTKLRASHLKLSHEPLERLLHVMRRSLSIQELYLDNLGIKWDFAHKLSLALISNANTMLQTIDLSYNTIEDKGASSLCGIIAKLQGGAHLSGPIGKLPKGLQKLNLAHCGLTGKGISQIAHALSLNRSMPTSLQYLNLSENSLKDDINNLCNFLAQPNSLTHLDLSGTDTTLECLFGALLRGCATNLVHLNVARNSFSSKKTKEIPPSFKQFFTATLSLKYLNISCCKLPLEALKHLLLGLACNESTVGLELDMSGNNLGSMGAHVLESCIHGVRCIASLDISDSNMDVDLAQVITAIGKNKSIKQLYMGRNTVSMKSKHIAVVMDALVQMLQEDDCVLQALHLPDSRLKSDLYNLINALGSNTCLHTLDISGNQIGDPGARLLAKALQINNHLRTIIYDKNNITLQGYADIVHALEKNCSVRHMPFPIYDLQPCMKTSAEKTEQLAKKIQDLLQRNVTPCKYSHGQAFRLQQGFLLSSTQQMVDRLVVQTQDTIKAIAAESCDANNDINYATGLIQDADNSKQLLPRLHEVLQRRDENNPIELKLHEMANELHKVVTIYLQDSLDAMIKCANEQCPTILSQTVIRGDESESVAVEDDLRSSCKEKNQISSEFIHTTITEQAGADIVNRVNELNLAVAAHVSDRITDEVIESLSRSYKNLIGDCDSRTRSSTPDVLRPSAGSMSSGSVIGVTSTVGVSTALPVGRTSIASEEDCPPETYSLVNSIGQCSSDQSPMKLDYLNLATPHLSNKRKSLHGRKLRPKSVVDSVEGLSADDIPDLLPSLPKSQAEAISETEHSLTESLDSVSELPNTVGQQLQHLVKSRPRRTKTRAPTRPMLRPDQPVDGLALGEGLDVFFRPTTPTTPLISPTSDDSSLHTFPTDGSPNLSLTSHKSIPPETDKKPGCSSPMLKTLLEPAPRSRSSDNLEKFSPLVGRRSQGDSPLTASPLTRRNTTDNAQNHERILTKSDSNKDTSNNVCNNCIGNTADTSKRSTLPIIGSGTSTRSLRDSDENSKVLQQTATNSSDKDATAVPKDYETRKSLTKKSAVDTDKTANQPLPSLKLRSTGFDLRSPTNGSSTKSNSEASKSPVLRSLTKGNSSLTDGKSNGALSKTKPVPPITAPKPRPWSMATDRKSGEFNLLSDGSSPNTSAGNTPDSGDALDESTDSGVSGPASLPPTLSASSTASSLSNASVEKRSVRELAASLNKSKTERKENGNGSAENG; encoded by the exons ATGTCAACTAGATCGCAACTTACGAAAGATTTAAATG AATCGGTGAAAGCATTATTAGGTAAGCatgtgaaaatattattaaagaatgTTGTAAAATTGGAAACAAAACAAGATAAACAGGAAAATCGTGTTCTG GTTTTTTCACCATGCCGTTTGTTTCTCTTAACGGCCAAAGTGCCCACAAGA aTCGACTgccattttcattatttagaaataacaTCTATAGAATCGAAAAGAGCAAACCAATTATCTTTAAGTGTTGGGGAaagatattacaattttactaCTACTGGAGCAGGTGCAGATACTACAGAAGTAGATGCAATGATTGAGGCCTTACATACTGCAATTCGAAATATCTTTCCCACTGTACCATTGAA ttatattataagaaaaatagaagTAATACCAGCTAGTAGACTGCAGAGTATAAGAGGTAGTGAATTAGCTAGAAGTACAGAAGCAACAAGACATACTGGACCTTGTGGGGGGTTTTCAACCCAATATGCATGTATGTGTGATTTACATGGTGTACCATATAGAGAAGAAGTAGCCTGG gaTGTTGATACAATATACCTCTCTCATGATACAAGAGAGCTAAATTTAAGAGATTTTGATCATTTGGATCAAAAAGATCTGGTGCCAATCATTTCTGCCTTGGAATATAATACTTGGTTTACAAAATTAAGGGCATCTCATCTTAAACTAAGTCACGAGCCTTTGGAGAGATTGTTACATGTTATGCGTAGATCCCTTTCCATTCAGGAACTTTATCTAGATAATCTTGGAATAAAATG GGATTTTGCGCACAAATTATCGTTAGCTCTAATTTCTAATGCTAATACAATGTTACAGACTATTGATCTATCATATAATACCATTGAAGATAAAG gaGCCTCTAGCTTGTGTGGGATAATAGCCAAATTGCAAG gaGGTGCACATTTAAGCGGACCTATTGGCAAATTACCCAAAggtttacaaaaattaaatttggcACATTGTGGACTAACTGGAAAAGGAATAAGTCAAATTGCACATGCACTAAGTTTAAATAGAAGCATGCCAACTAGTTtgcaatatttaaatctttcaGAAAACTCTTTAAAAGATGATATCAAT aatttatgtaattttttggCACAACCTAATAGTCTAACTCATTTAGATCTAAGTGGTACAGATACAACATTAGAATGT CTGTTTGGTGCTTTACTACGGGGTTGTGCAACTAATCTAGTCCATTTAAATGTTGCTCGTAACTCCTTTTCAAGTAAAAAGACCAAAGAAATACCTCCCAGCTTTAAACAGTTCTTTACTGCTACACTCTCATTAAAGTACTTAAATATATCTTGTTGTAAATTGCCGCTAGAGGCATTGAAACATTTGTTACTTGGTTTGGCATGCAATGAAAGTACAGTTGGTTTAGAACTTGATATGAGTGGAAACAATTTGGGTTCTATGGGTGCTCATGTATTGGAATCATGCATTCATGGCGTACGTTGCATAGCATCATTGGATATTTCAGATAGTA ATATGGATGTTGATTTAGCACAAGTAATAACTGCTATAGGAAAAAACAAGTCGATCAAACAATTATATATGGGTCGCAACACTGTTAGTATGAAAAGCAAACATATTGCTGTTGTAATGGATGCCCTTGTGCAAATGCTTCAAGAAGATGATTGCGTTTTGCAAGCATTACATTTACCAGATTCTCGACTAAAATCTGATCTCTATAATCTTATCAATGCCCTTGGTAGTAACACATGTCTTCATACTTTAGATATTAGTGGTAATCAGATTGGAGATCCTGGTGCCAGATTATTAGCAAAggcattacaaattaataatcatTTGAGAACtattatttatgataaaaataatattactctTCAAGGTTATGCTGATATTGTTCATGCTTTAGAAAA GAATTGTAGTGTAAGACATATGCCATTTCCAATTTATGATTTGCAACCTTGTATGAAAACATCAGCTGAAAAAACGGAACAATTAGCTAAAAAAATCCAGGATTTGTTACAAAGAAACGTTACTCCTTGTAAATATAGTCATGGACAGGCATTTAGATTGCAACAAGGATTTTTGTTAAGCTCCACACAACAAATGGTTGACAGATTGGTTGTACAAACGCAAGACACTATTAAGGCTATTGCTGCGGAAAGCTGTGATGCTAATAATGACATTAATTATGCAACTGGACTCATACAAGATGCAGATAATTCAAAACAG CTTTTACCAAGATTACACGAAGTTCTTCAACGACGAGATGAAAATAATccaatagaattaaaattacacgAAATGGCAAATGAATTGCATAAAGTTGTAACCATATATTTAcag gATTCCTTAGATGCTATGATAAAGTGTGCAAATGAGCAGTGTCCTACGATACTTTCGCAAACGGTAATTAGAGGCGATGAAAGTGAATCAGTTGCTGTGGAAGATGATCTACGAAGTAGttgcaaagaaaaaaatcaaattagTAGTGAATTCATACATACCACTATCACAGAGCAAGCTGGGGCGGATATAGTCAATAGAGTCAA tgaATTAAATTTGGCAGTTGCTGCACATGTATCCGACAGAATAACAGATGAAGTAATTGAATCATTGTCAAGAAGCTATAAAAACtta attggtgACTGTGATAGTAGAACAAGAAGCAGTACGCCTGATGTGTTGCGGCCTAGTGCTGGTTCAATGAGTAGTGGAAGTGTTATAGGAGTTACAAGTACTGTAGGTGTATCTACAGCATTACCAGTTGGTAGAACCAGTATTGCCTCGGAAGAAGATTGTCCACCAGAAACTTATTCACTTGTAAATTCTATTGGTCAATGTTCCAGTGATCAATCTCCAATG AAATTGGATTATTTAAATCTT GCTACGCcacatttatcaaataaacgAAAAAGTTTACatggaaggaaattgcggCCGAAATCTGTAGTCGATTCTGTGGAAGGTCTTTCAGCTGATGACATTCCAGATCTGTTACCATCTTTACCAAAAAGTCAAGCTGAag CTATTTCAGAGACAGAACATTCTTTAACAGAATCACTAGATTCTGTTTCTGAATTACCCAATACTGTAGGACAGCAACTGCAACATTTAGTAAAATCTAGACCACGCAGAACAAAAACTAGAGCACCTACAAGACCAATGCTGAGACCAGATCAACCAGTGGATGGTCTTGCTCTTGGAGAAGGTCTCGATGTATTTTTCAGACCAACTACACCAACAACACCTCTTATATCCCCTACAAGTGATGACag CTCTTTGCATACTTTTCCAACGGATGGTAGCCCAAATTTATCTCTTACGAGTCATAAAAGTATTCCACCTGAGACGGATAAAAAACCTGGCTGTAGCTCTCCAATGTTAAAAACACTTCTTGAGCCTGCCCCGCGATCACGATCTAGcgataatttagaaaaattttctccTCTTGTTGGCAGAAGATCTCAAGGTGATTCGCCGTTAACTGCATCTCCATTAACTCGGCGAAATACAACAGACAATGCGCAAAATCATGAAAGAATTCTTACAAAATCAGATAGCAACAAAGATACAAGTAATAATGTATGTAATAATTGTATCGGTAATACCGCTGATACATCTAAACGTAGTACATTACCCATTATTGGTTCTGGTACAAGTACACGCAGTTTACGAGATTCGGATGAAAATAGTAAGGTATTACAACAAACTGCTACAAATTCCTCGGATAAAGATGCAACGGCTGTTCCTAAAGATTACGAAACCAGGAAAAGTTTAACAAAAAAATCTGCGGTAGATACAGATAAGACTGCAAATCAACCTTTACCTTCTCTTAAATTAAGATCGACAGGTTTTGATCTTCGTAGCCCAACAAATGGTAGCAGTACAAAAAGTAATTCGGAAGCATCGAAATCTCCAGTGTTAAGGTCTCTAACCAAAGGAAATAGTTCACTTACAGATGGAAAAAGCAATGGTGCTCTTTCCAAGACTAAACCTGTTCCACCTATAACAGCTCCTAAACCAAGACCCTGGAGTATGGCTACTGATAGAAAATCTG gagaatttaatttattaagcgATGGTTCTAGTCCAAATACTTCAGCTGGAAATACACCTGATTCTGGAGATGCACTTGATGAATCAACGGATAGCGGTGTAAGTGGTCCTGCTTCATTACCACCGACGTTATCAGCAAGTAGTACTGCTAGTTCTTTAAGCAATGCCAGTGTAGAGAAAAGGTCAGTGAGGGAATTGGCAGCTAGtttaaacaaaagtaaaacTGAAAGGAAAGAGAATG gTAACGGAAGTGCCGAAAACGGTTGA